Proteins encoded together in one Amblyomma americanum isolate KBUSLIRL-KWMA chromosome 1, ASM5285725v1, whole genome shotgun sequence window:
- the LOC144127996 gene encoding uncharacterized protein LOC144127996: MDAVPRVIVRMLTSLAMLLTLAVIVVGIHMYARTADMTEDTLSVGGNQVNKLRKPDPRIFDLTLGPPPTDAPAPHQSSNDKDGTVCPTVRKSFCNVNGAAQFFYDPDEGSCLSATVQRAHVCNRSPNQFASIEDCLAACVKGRWAPEHRCVQKPRFVACTAEDARGDWWFHDGRKCVPWSFAGGRCPLASAPVFDTAAVCGAQCNDSRTRRERGCLLPVSQLCEPSQLRLPFFAAPSVTDKGTAFQCHRVEWEFLLRHRCLLGSNAFVNRDECHETCRRRTRQY; this comes from the exons GTTCCCCGTGTTATTGTGCGCATGCTCACCAGTCTGGCGATGCTGCTCACCTTGGCGGTGATCGTGGTCGGCATTCACATGTACGCGCGCACAGCAGATATGACAGAAGACACACTCTCGGTTGGTGGGAACCAAGTCAACAAGTTGCGCAAGCCTGACCCGCGCATCTTCGACCTGACGCTGGGCCCGCCACCTACGGATGCACCTGCGCCTCACCAG AGCAGCAACGACAAGGATGGCACAGTCTGCCCAACCGTCCGCAAGTCCTTCTGCAATGTCAACGGAGCGGCGCAGTTCTTCTATGACCCGGACGAAGGATCGTGCCTATCTGCGACAGTGCAGAGGGCTCACGTGTGCAACCGCAGTCCGaaccaattcgcctccatcgaggactGCTTGGCGGCCTGTGTCAAGGGCCGGTGGGCTCCTGAGCACCGTTGCGTTCAGAAGCCGCGGTTCGTAGCCTGCACTGCTGAAGACGCTCGCGGTGACTGGTGGTTCCACGACGGCCGCAAGTGTGTCCCATGGTCCTTTGCGGGTGGCAGATGCCCGCTGGCCTCGGCACCCGTCTTTGACACTGCGGCCGTGTGCGGCGCGCAGTGCAACGATTCGCGGACACGTCGGGAGCGGGGATGCCTGCTGCCGGTGTCACAGTTGTGCGAACCTTCGCAGCTTCGCCTTCCGttttttgccgctccgtcggtgacGGATAAAGGCACCGCGTTCCAGTGTCACAGGGTGGAGTGGGAATTTCTGCTTCGACACCGATGTTTATTGGGCTCCAACGCCTTCGTCAACCGGGATGAGTGCCACGAAACCTGTCGCCGTCGAACGCGACAATATTGA